From the Micromonospora echinospora genome, the window TGGAGGCGTTGGTCATCCCGCTGTTCCTGATGATCCAGCGGCTCGGCCTCTACAACACGCTGCCCAGCCTGATCCTCACCTACCTCGGCTTCTCGCTGCCGTTCGCGGTCTGGATGCTGCGCGGCTTCGTGGCCGCCGTACCGAAGGAACTGGAGGAGGCGGCGGCGATCGACGGGGCCACCCGGGCGCAGATCTTCCGGAAGGTCCTCTTCCCGCTGGTCGCCCCCGGCCTGGTGGCGACCAGCATCTTCTCCTTCATCACCGCCTGGAACGAACTGATCTTCGCGTTGACCTTCATCAACGACCAGGACCGGTACACCCTTCCGGTGGCGATGACGTTCTTCTTCGGCCGCGACGACACGGCGTGGGGTCCGGTGATGGCCGCCTCCACGATCTTCACCCTGCCGGTGATCATCTTCTTTCTGGTGGTCCAGCGCCGGATGGTCTCCGGCCTGGTCGCGGGCGCGGTCAAGGGCTGAGGTTGGTGGGTTGGTAGCAGGGGACCCTTGTTACCGCTTCTTGCGGAGCAGGGGACCCCTGCAAACACCTCAACCGCCGCCCACCCACTGCGAGCGTCCGGCTGCCCGGCCAGCCAGACGGCAGACAAGCCCGGACGGACTCAGGAGAAGCGCTCGACGGTGACCGGGATCAGGCCCCGCAGGCGCAGCGTGGTGGTCAGCTCACGCAGCACCGGCCGTACGCCGTCGTCCCGTCCGGTCGCCAGGTCGACGGTCAGGTCCAGGCAGTACGCTCCGACCACGCCGATCCGGCGCAGCTCCCAGCGGAAGACGTCCGCCCCGACCCGACGGCGGGCGGTGCCGACCACCCCGCCCGGGCGGGGCGGATCGGTGCCGGCCATCTGCCACA encodes:
- a CDS encoding carbohydrate ABC transporter permease, translating into MRGTLVKRIALNGAGLLVALFAAFPVYWMIATSLKPNREIFSSTPRPVPTEPTLAHYKSILTGNLIPGVSFADFFLNSVLVAGATVLLSGLVALLAATAVARFRFKLRTSFLIMLLIVQMIPLEALVIPLFLMIQRLGLYNTLPSLILTYLGFSLPFAVWMLRGFVAAVPKELEEAAAIDGATRAQIFRKVLFPLVAPGLVATSIFSFITAWNELIFALTFINDQDRYTLPVAMTFFFGRDDTAWGPVMAASTIFTLPVIIFFLVVQRRMVSGLVAGAVKG